The Phycisphaerae bacterium sequence GCCCGCGGCGCGATATGATCGCCGGCGATTTCGCCGACCAGGGTCAGCACGCGACGGTAGTTGTCGATGGCGTCGGCCGCGTCCACCGGCGCATATTCGTAGCCGTTCCCGCGGTCGCGGGTGAAGTTATCCTCCTGGACGGCAGCGATCTCCGCCAGGTCGAGATGGTTGAACAAAAACTGAAGGTCTTCATTGTCGAGAAAGAAATTCGCCATGTTTACCGGGCTCGTTCCTTGATCGCCTTGATCATCATCGGAATCACTTTGTTCAGATCGCCCACGATGCCATAGTGTGCGACGGAGAAGATCGGGGCGTTGGCGTCCTTGTTGATCGCGATGATCTTGGCGGACTCTTCCATGCCCGCGCGGTGTTGGATGGCCCCGCTGATCCCGCAGGCCACGTACAGGGCCGGGCGCACCGTGGTGCCGGTCTGGCCGATCTGGTGTTCTTTGCCGATCAGGCCGCTGTCGACGGCAGCGCGGGAGGCTCCCACTGCGGCGCCCAGGACACCGGCCAAATCGTAGATCAACTGGAAATTCTCCTTGCTGCCGACTCCCCCGCCGCCGGCCACGATCACGCGCGCACCCTTGAGGTTAACCTTCTGCTTCTCGCGGTGTCGTTCGACGATTTTGACCACCCCGGTAACGCCATCAAGGCTGACCTTCTCGAGAATGAGGTCCCCCGTTCGTTTCGGGTTGCCATCGGCCAGGCGCATGACGCCTTCGCGAACGGTCGCCATCTGCGGCCATCGCCGGGGATTCACGATCGTGGCGATGATGTTCCCACCAAAGGCCGGCCGAATCTGCAAGAGAAGGTCCTGGAACGTCTCCTTGCTCTTGGGATCGGTGTAGTCGCCGATGTCCAAGTCGGTACAGTCCGCGGTCAGACCGGCCTTCATTTCCGAGGCCACCCGGGGCGCCAGGTCGCGTCCCAGCGCCGTGGCCCCATACAGCACGATCTGCGGCTTA is a genomic window containing:
- a CDS encoding electron transfer flavoprotein subunit alpha/FixB family protein, which produces MIEPNRKGEVWVFAEQEDGNLSEVSLELCGKAREMADRLKVKMGAVLPGYRVRDLSNRLIAHGADNVYCVDDPQLEYYRTLPYARVICELINKHKPQIVLYGATALGRDLAPRVASEMKAGLTADCTDLDIGDYTDPKSKETFQDLLLQIRPAFGGNIIATIVNPRRWPQMATVREGVMRLADGNPKRTGDLILEKVSLDGVTGVVKIVERHREKQKVNLKGARVIVAGGGGVGSKENFQLIYDLAGVLGAAVGASRAAVDSGLIGKEHQIGQTGTTVRPALYVACGISGAIQHRAGMEESAKIIAINKDANAPIFSVAHYGIVGDLNKVIPMMIKAIKERAR